CGGCGATCACCACGATCGAGGGGTTGTCCGAGCGCGGCGACCACCCGGTGCAGCGGGCCTGGCTGGAGCTGGACGTCGCGCAGTGCGGCTACTGCCAGCCCGGCCAGATCATGACCGTGGTCGCACTGCTCGCGAGCGTGCCCGACCCGACCGACGCCCAGGTGGACGCCGCGCTGCGGGACAACGTCTGCCGCTGCGGTACGTACCCGCGCATCCGGGCGGCCGTGCGCCGCGCCGCCGAACTCGCCCGGGAGGCATGATGGTCACCCGCCGCACCCTGCTCGGCGCCGCGCTGGTGGTCGCCGCGCCGCTGCCGTCCACCGGGTCGACGCTGAAACCCACGGTGTTCGTGCGCGTCGAGCCGGACGGGCGCGTCGTGGCCACCGTTCCCAAACCGGACAGCGGCCAGGGGGTACGCACCATGGCCGCGATCCTGGTCGCCGAGGAGCTCGCGGTCGAGGTCGCGGACGTCACGCTGGAACAGGCGCCCGGCGACACCGCCGCCTACGGCCCGCAGGGCGTGGCGAACTCGGCCTCCAGCCGCCAGCTCGCCGAGCCGCTGCGCACCGCGGCCGCGACCGCCCGCTGCCTGCTCGTCGCGGCCGCCGCCGCGCGCTGGCGGGTCCCCGCCACGGAGTGCACGGCCCGCCGTGGCCGCGTCGAGCACCCCCGCCGCGGCGCGCTGCCCTACCGCGCGCTGGTCCCGGACGCGGCCGCGCTCGACCCGGCCACGGTCCCGGTCACGCTGACCCCACCGGCGGCGTGGCGGCTGATCGGCCGCACCGGCGCCGGCCGCGCCGACGCGCGCGACATCGTCACCGGCCGGGCCCGCTACGGCACGGAGTCCGCACCGGCCGGCCGCCTGGTCGCGGTGGTCGCCCGGCCGCCGTGGATCGGCGCGACCGTGTCCACGGTGGACGACGCGGCCGCCCGGGCGGTCGACGGCGTGGTCACCGTGGTCCGGCTGACCGCGCCGGGCGACGGGCAGGGCGGGGTCGCGGTCGTGGCCCGGTCCACCGCCGCGGCACTGCGCGGACGTGAGGCGCTGCGGGTCACCTGGACCGGCGGCACCCCGGACGCGGACAGCCGCGCGTGGCTGTCCGACCTGGAGGCGGCCCTCCCACCCACGCCCCCGGCGGCCTCCGCCGCGCCGCGGGCCGGGGCGGGGGTGGGGGCGGGAGTGTCGCTGGAGCGGGTGTACCGGCTGCCGTTGCTGGCGCACGCGCCGATGGAGCCGGCGAACGCGACCGCGCACGTCACGGCCGACCGGCTGCGGGTGTGGGCGCCGGTCCAGGATCCCGGCTCGCTGCGCACCCAGCTGGCCCGCCAGTTCGGGCTGGCCGACGCGGCCGTCGAGGTGACCCCGACGCTGACCGGGGGCGCGTTCGGGCGGCGCATCGAACCGGACCCCGTCCTGGAGGCGATCGCCTGCTCGCGCGCGGCCGGCGCGCCGGTGACCGTGCGCTGGACGCGCGACGACGACACCCGGCACGACTCGTACCGCCCGATGTCCGTGCACCGGCTCACCGCCGAGCTGGACCCGGACGGGCTGCCCGTCTCCCGTACCCACGCGGTCGTGACCTGGCCGTTGACCGTGTTGCCGGTGTTCGGCACCCCCGCGTTCGTGAAGGCCAGCGGCGACCACTTCCCCTACGCGGTGCCCGGTGAGGTGACGGTGACGCTGCGGCCCGCGCCGCTGCGGACCGGGTTCTGGCGCGCGGTCTACGCGGGACAGTTCGGCTACGCGGAGGAGTGCTTCCTCAGCGAGATCGCCCGGCGCGGCGGCCACGACCAGGTCGCGCTGCGCCGCCGGCTGCTCCCGGCGGACTCGCGGCTGCACCGGGTGCTGGACGCGGCCGCCGCCCGCGACGGCTGGACCGACGGGCCCGGCCGCGGCGTCGCCTGCCACCTCGACTACGGGTCCGCGATCGCGGTCCTGGTCACCGCGGACCCGGCCACCCGGCGCGTACGGCGGGTCACCGCGGCCGTCGACGTCGGCATCCCGATCCACCCGTCCGGCGTGCGCGCGCAGGTCGAGGGCGGCATCCTGGACGCGCTCTCCACCGTGCTCGGCGCCCAGATCACGGTGCGCGACGGCGCGGTGGTGCAGTCGTCGTTCCGGGACTACACGTGGGCGCGGATCGGCGACTGCCCGGAGATCGACGTGGTGCTGGTGCCGTCCGAGGCGCCGATCGGCGGTCTCGGTGAGCTGGCCTACCCGCCGGCCGCGGCCGCGATCGCGTCCGCGCTGGCCGTGGACGGCGCGCCGGTCACCGGCATGCCGTACGGGGTGCCGGTGGGCTGACGCGGCTCAGCCCCGGGCGGTCAGGTACAGCAGGAACGGCAGGACGGCGAGGGTGAGGCGGATGATGCGGCTGATGCGGCGGCGGGACTCGTAGGCGTGCCACCACGCGATCGACGCCTCGGCGAGGGCGGCGGACCCCGGGCGTACCGTCGAGTCCAGAACCGCCGCCCGGCGCAGCGCGACGCTGACCCGCCGGTCACGGGCGGGCGGCACGACCCCGATCGGCTCGACGGCCCGCGCGGTTTCGGTGATCCCGGCGGGCTCGGCGGTTCCGGCGGGCTCGGCGGACCAGGTCGTCCGGGTGGCCGGCTCGGAGGTGTCCCAGACGACCAGGTCCACCGGGTAGATCTGCCGCTCCCGCCAGCCGCGGGCCGCGCGGTGCACGGCACGGTCGAGGTAGCGGTCGGTGAGGGTCGCGCGTCCGCGCAGGACCGCCGCGGCGCGCAGCACCGCCCAGCGGCCGGCCAGGCCGGACAGCACCTCGGTGAGCACCTCCGCCCGCGGGGCTCCCGGCGCCGGGACCTCCCGCGCGACGTGGGCGCGCAACGCCGGCAGTCGCCGGTCGACGAACGCCACGTAGTCGGCCGGCGGCGCGGACGACATCCACATCCCTCCATGGTTGCCCCGCCGGGCCGCCGGGTAAAGCGGCGCACTCCGGCCGCGTACCCCGTGGGAGAATGATCGAATGCGTGCGGACGTCGACTCCTGGCCGACCGGCCGGCTGCTGTCCGTGGCCGCCCGCATGGTCGAGGCGCGTTTCGACGACTTCCTGACCGGGCTCGACCTCACCCACGCCGGCCTGATCACGCTGCACCACCTGGCCGGCGGGCCGCTCACCCAGCGCGACCTGGCCCGACGGTCCCGGGTCACGGACCAGACCATCAGCCGCACCGTCGACCGTCTGGCCCGGACCGGTCACATCGCGCGCACCACGGACGCGTCGGACCGCCGCCGGACCCTGGTCGCGATCACCCCGCTCGGCGCGGACGCGCTCGCCGCCGCCCGCGACGAGGAACGCCGCTCCGACCGCTTCTTCGGCGCCGTCGACGACTACGACCACTTCCGCGGCCAGCTCATCCGCCTGATCGAGGCCG
This genomic window from Catenuloplanes niger contains:
- a CDS encoding (2Fe-2S)-binding protein, coding for MGAIMGRYRLRVNGRRRTVDVPGDTPLLWALRDELGVTGPRYGCGVGACGACTSLIDGAAARPCVRTVAESQHAAITTIEGLSERGDHPVQRAWLELDVAQCGYCQPGQIMTVVALLASVPDPTDAQVDAALRDNVCRCGTYPRIRAAVRRAAELAREA
- a CDS encoding xanthine dehydrogenase family protein molybdopterin-binding subunit; its protein translation is MMVTRRTLLGAALVVAAPLPSTGSTLKPTVFVRVEPDGRVVATVPKPDSGQGVRTMAAILVAEELAVEVADVTLEQAPGDTAAYGPQGVANSASSRQLAEPLRTAAATARCLLVAAAAARWRVPATECTARRGRVEHPRRGALPYRALVPDAAALDPATVPVTLTPPAAWRLIGRTGAGRADARDIVTGRARYGTESAPAGRLVAVVARPPWIGATVSTVDDAAARAVDGVVTVVRLTAPGDGQGGVAVVARSTAAALRGREALRVTWTGGTPDADSRAWLSDLEAALPPTPPAASAAPRAGAGVGAGVSLERVYRLPLLAHAPMEPANATAHVTADRLRVWAPVQDPGSLRTQLARQFGLADAAVEVTPTLTGGAFGRRIEPDPVLEAIACSRAAGAPVTVRWTRDDDTRHDSYRPMSVHRLTAELDPDGLPVSRTHAVVTWPLTVLPVFGTPAFVKASGDHFPYAVPGEVTVTLRPAPLRTGFWRAVYAGQFGYAEECFLSEIARRGGHDQVALRRRLLPADSRLHRVLDAAAARDGWTDGPGRGVACHLDYGSAIAVLVTADPATRRVRRVTAAVDVGIPIHPSGVRAQVEGGILDALSTVLGAQITVRDGAVVQSSFRDYTWARIGDCPEIDVVLVPSEAPIGGLGELAYPPAAAAIASALAVDGAPVTGMPYGVPVG
- a CDS encoding MarR family winged helix-turn-helix transcriptional regulator, whose translation is MRADVDSWPTGRLLSVAARMVEARFDDFLTGLDLTHAGLITLHHLAGGPLTQRDLARRSRVTDQTISRTVDRLARTGHIARTTDASDRRRTLVAITPLGADALAAARDEERRSDRFFGAVDDYDHFRGQLIRLIEAAGE